GCGAGTAATCACTAACGGCCAAGTAACCAGCGGGCCAGCATCTCCTGGCCAACAAGTTTGAATCGGTATTTTATAAAGATCTACATCATCCTTATCGATCACTACTTGCTGACAAGCAGCTGATCGGACCTCTTTGGGCCCCATATTAAGCACTTGCTTAAAAGCAGGTAACTTTTGCCATGCATCCTTAAAGCCTTTTGGTGGCTCAGGCTCTTTCAGAAAAGCTAGCAGCTTGCCAACCTCCCGAAGCGCCGTAACGTCATTTTCACCCATACCCATCGCAACACGTTTGGGAGTACCAAAAAGGTTACCTAAGACCGGCATATCAAACCCTTTTGGGTTTTCAAATAGTAGCGCCGGCCCACCCTTTCGCAGGGTACGATCACAAATTTCTGTCATTTCTAAATAAGGATCGACTTCCATCGTAATGCGCTTGAGCTCACCTTCTTTTTCAAGCTTATTAATGAAGTCACGCAGGTCGCTATATTTCATTCCATCTACCCTAGCCATTAAAAAGGCCGGTGTTCGAAAACAACCAGCCTTTTTTATTGACGCCAAATGGCGCTCACTTAAACCATAAACACTTAACATGGTCATTCCCGTCTTCGCGAGAATGGCCTGCAAAAAGTAGTTACTTAAGTGTTATCGCTTTTTCATCGACAAGAAGAACTCTTCGTTCGTCTTGGTGTCTTTTAGCTTATCCAGCAAGAACTCAATCGCGGCTACATCATCATCCATTGAGTGTAGTAATTTACGAAGAATCCATACGCGCTGCAGATCACCTTCTGTCATCAATAGGTCTTCACGGCGAGTACCTGAACGGCGTATATTGATAGCAGGATAAACACGCTTCTCGGCGGCTTTACGATCTAAATGAATTTCTTGGTTACCGGTACCTTTAAATTCTTCAAAGATAACTTCATCCATCTTGGAGCCAGTATCAACCAACGTAGTCGCCAAAATCGTTAAGCTTCCACCTTCCTCAACGTTACGAGCGGCACCAAAGAAACGCTTAGGTCGCTCTAGGGCATGAGCATCAACACCACCGGTCAATACCTTGCCAGAAGACGGGATAATTGTATTGTAAGCTCGAGCCAGACGAGTAATGGAATCAAGCAGAATCACTACATCCTTTTTATGCTCAACCAGTCGCTTCGCTTTTTCGATAACCATCTCTGCAACTTGTACGTGACGTGATGGTGGTTCATCAAACGTACTCGCAATTACCTCGCCTCTAACAGAACGCTGCATTTCGGTTACTTCTTCTGGTCGCTCATCAATCAGCAAAACCATCAAATGACACTCTGGGTTATTACGCACGATAGACTGCGCAATATTCTGCATCATTAGCGTTTTACCCGCCTTTGGAGGCGATACAATAAGCCCTCGCTGCCCTTTACCAATCGGCGCTACTAGGTCTGTAACTCGAGATGAAAGATCTTCGGTACTACCGTTACCCACTTCAAGAACAAGGCGGTCGGTTGGGAAAAGAGGGGTAAGGTTTTCGAAAAGGATTTTATTGCGAGAGTTTTCAGGTTTATCAAAGTTAATTTCGCTAACTTTTAACAGCGCAAAATAGCGCTCGCCATCTTTTGGGGGTCTTATTTTCCCTGCAACCGTATCACCGGTTCGAAGATTAAATCGTCGAATTTGGCTAGGGGATACATAAATATCATCTGGGCCTGCAAGATAAGAGCCTTCTGCTGAACGAAGAAAGCCGAACCCATCCTGAAGAATTTCCAAGACACCGTCGCCGTAGATGTCTTCACCACCTTTGGCATGTCGTTTAAGAATTGTAAAAATTACATCTTGTTTGCGGGATCTTGCTAGGTTATCTAGCCCCATTTCAGCGGCTATAGTTAAAAGCTCAGGTACGGATTTTTTCTTTAGTTCGGAAAGATTCATAGTTTAGTAGGCTATAGAGATAGAAGAGAATTTTGATTGAAGGAATTTCAGATATTTTTCGATTTATTTGTAATTACATTCATCTGAGATGAAAGAAGAAAGCTGTAACCCCAATCGGGTTTTAGCTAAAGATAGACGGGATTATAACAATAATCCAGAAAAATACTATTTTTTTATTGCGTGACAGCGCGCTATCGTTTATGGCGCCCCT
This genomic window from Alkalimarinus sediminis contains:
- the rho gene encoding transcription termination factor Rho, with product MNLSELKKKSVPELLTIAAEMGLDNLARSRKQDVIFTILKRHAKGGEDIYGDGVLEILQDGFGFLRSAEGSYLAGPDDIYVSPSQIRRFNLRTGDTVAGKIRPPKDGERYFALLKVSEINFDKPENSRNKILFENLTPLFPTDRLVLEVGNGSTEDLSSRVTDLVAPIGKGQRGLIVSPPKAGKTLMMQNIAQSIVRNNPECHLMVLLIDERPEEVTEMQRSVRGEVIASTFDEPPSRHVQVAEMVIEKAKRLVEHKKDVVILLDSITRLARAYNTIIPSSGKVLTGGVDAHALERPKRFFGAARNVEEGGSLTILATTLVDTGSKMDEVIFEEFKGTGNQEIHLDRKAAEKRVYPAINIRRSGTRREDLLMTEGDLQRVWILRKLLHSMDDDVAAIEFLLDKLKDTKTNEEFFLSMKKR